The proteins below are encoded in one region of Halostella salina:
- a CDS encoding type II toxin-antitoxin system PemK/MazF family toxin, whose product MTAFEDLDRGDIVWASDPLSEKGRPMLLLGAPQFPAHGAQLITALISTQTYHEESITLRDGDYEGDPLGERSHVLPWSTATLTSAADVDQYLTSLADERIEDVANQLTDYISA is encoded by the coding sequence GTGACGGCGTTCGAAGATCTGGACCGCGGTGACATCGTCTGGGCGAGTGACCCGCTCTCGGAAAAAGGGCGCCCGATGCTCCTGTTGGGAGCTCCCCAATTCCCGGCCCACGGTGCGCAACTCATCACGGCCCTCATCTCCACGCAGACCTATCACGAGGAGTCGATCACGCTCCGAGACGGCGACTACGAGGGTGACCCACTAGGGGAACGAAGCCACGTTCTCCCGTGGTCGACCGCGACGCTCACCAGTGCTGCGGATGTCGACCAGTATCTCACCTCGCTGGCCGACGAACGCATCGAAGACGTGGCAAACCAGTTGACCGACTACATTTCCGCCTGA
- a CDS encoding MarR family transcriptional regulator, producing MSSGTIDIEEFENADADDFEERTDTERIVLFLDEHDDRAWKAATIAERLGLETDAVSALLSRLKERGLVRHKRPYWAITDDEERLQSAYRLHRHHETADDQYGEERLEDLQTDDMEDVQ from the coding sequence ATGTCGAGCGGCACCATCGATATCGAGGAGTTCGAGAACGCCGACGCCGACGACTTCGAGGAACGGACCGATACCGAGCGGATCGTGCTGTTCCTCGACGAGCACGACGACCGGGCGTGGAAGGCAGCGACGATCGCCGAGCGACTTGGTCTGGAGACCGACGCTGTCAGCGCGCTCCTCTCGCGATTGAAGGAACGTGGGCTGGTGCGGCACAAGCGCCCGTACTGGGCGATCACGGACGACGAGGAACGGCTCCAATCTGCCTACCGGCTCCACCGTCACCATGAGACAGCGGATGACCAGTACGGCGAGGAGCGTCTCGAGGACCTCCAGACTGACGACATGGAGGACGTGCAGTGA
- a CDS encoding ribonuclease H-like domain-containing protein, protein MIGLTVLPELTIDRCERNQLRDVIHYFDSEVVFTPNQVHQRFLTDTVGDSVEVMTQPLADRRATQIAKDSDTRLIWAATPSALEETIQLTQTGTPENRRECYILTDQLSVSVDLIHLEAHLDGLEEYRTPFMEHGALDDFTHLTIEANPEYRAEWDGIDVQGVMPGANKQQGASGAGVAHFELQEDGIVGGKTRELGKFGLQAVDQIGRSRAETLREAGIQTRQALESASVNEVSKLSGLGQKTARTAIESAQVIEQGEVRKAPGASLPEKEPVFIDIETDGLNPTIIWLIGVYVRDRYMSFIETDPRKPEVALEAFLSWLSEFGNNRPIVAYNGWKFDFPVIEEHIGEHCPQYLDFWTSTHRFDLYDWAVRENNAALPGLTNKLEDVATALGWDPLDTGLTGAEVGRLFQRYAANPCADTELDWERHKRYCEDDVRALAYIYEQVATATHRMTVTSSGSGSTTNDSTSQGTLSDF, encoded by the coding sequence ATGATCGGGCTCACAGTCTTACCTGAACTGACGATTGATCGGTGCGAGAGGAATCAACTCCGGGACGTCATCCATTATTTCGATTCAGAGGTAGTGTTTACTCCGAATCAAGTTCACCAGCGGTTCCTCACCGACACAGTTGGTGATTCCGTAGAGGTGATGACGCAACCCCTCGCAGATAGGCGAGCCACCCAGATCGCAAAGGACAGCGACACACGCTTGATCTGGGCCGCTACGCCGAGCGCTCTTGAGGAAACCATCCAGCTGACCCAAACCGGGACACCAGAGAATCGCCGAGAATGCTACATCCTCACCGACCAATTGAGTGTCTCTGTCGACCTGATCCACTTGGAAGCCCACCTCGATGGCTTGGAGGAGTATCGAACTCCCTTCATGGAACACGGTGCGCTTGACGACTTTACGCACCTCACCATCGAAGCAAATCCCGAATATCGCGCGGAGTGGGACGGGATTGACGTTCAAGGCGTGATGCCTGGGGCAAACAAACAGCAGGGGGCGAGTGGAGCAGGCGTCGCTCATTTCGAACTCCAAGAAGACGGTATCGTTGGGGGGAAAACCCGAGAACTGGGCAAATTTGGTCTTCAGGCAGTCGATCAAATCGGGCGATCACGAGCAGAGACGCTGCGGGAGGCCGGAATTCAAACCCGTCAAGCACTCGAATCGGCCTCAGTGAATGAGGTTTCAAAGCTTTCTGGGCTTGGCCAGAAGACTGCCAGAACCGCTATCGAATCTGCACAGGTAATCGAACAAGGAGAGGTACGGAAAGCTCCAGGAGCAAGTCTCCCCGAGAAGGAACCGGTCTTCATCGACATCGAGACGGATGGCCTCAACCCGACGATCATCTGGCTCATCGGCGTCTATGTCCGTGACCGCTATATGTCGTTCATCGAAACCGATCCGAGAAAACCGGAAGTTGCACTGGAAGCGTTCCTGTCTTGGCTCTCAGAGTTCGGAAACAATCGACCCATCGTCGCCTACAACGGCTGGAAGTTTGACTTCCCAGTAATCGAAGAACACATCGGAGAGCACTGTCCACAGTACCTCGACTTTTGGACGAGTACGCATCGGTTCGATCTCTACGATTGGGCGGTTCGAGAGAACAATGCGGCCCTTCCAGGACTGACGAACAAACTGGAAGACGTGGCAACAGCACTCGGATGGGACCCACTGGACACGGGATTAACGGGTGCCGAAGTTGGCCGGCTGTTCCAACGATATGCAGCAAACCCGTGTGCAGATACTGAGTTAGATTGGGAACGCCACAAGCGCTACTGTGAGGACGACGTCCGCGCACTCGCCTACATCTACGAACAGGTTGCAACAGCCACACACCGAATGACGGTGACCAGTA